The DNA segment GTTGCTGCGCCACGGGCGGACCCTTCGTCGGCACCTGGCTGCACAGCGAGTTCCTGCTGGTGGAAGGCAAGAAGATGTCCAAGAGCCTGGGCAACTTCTATACCCTGCGCGACCTGCTGGACAAAGGCCTGGATCCTGTTGCCATCCGCTACACCCTTCTCTCGGTGCATTACCGGGCCCAACTCAACTTCTCCTTCGAGGGCATCGAGGCCAGCGCCCAGGCCATCCGGCGCCTGCGCGACCTGCATCGACGCCTGGACACCGCCGCGGCGGGTCCTGGCTCCGGGGGACGCTGTGGGGCGGGCACGGAGGCCTGTCGCGCCGAATTCAAGACCGCCCTGGAGGACGACCTCAATCTGGCCGGCGCCCTGGGTCATTTGTTCATCTGGGTGCGTGAGGTGAATGGCTTGCTTGACCGTGGCCTGCCCGACGCCGCCGAACTGGCCTCCATGAAGGACTGGTTGCAGCAGGTGGACACCGTGCTCGACGTGCTGTGCGAGGAGTGCGACGAGGAGGAGGAGTGCCGGATCCGCACGCTGGTCGAGCGCCGCACCGCCGCCAAGCGGGATCGCAACTTCGCCGAGGCCGACCGCTTGCGCCAGGAGATTGAATCCAAGGGCTGGCTGGTGAAGGACACCCCGGCCGGACCGGTTTTTCACCGGCGCTGAGGGGCGCCGGCAAAGCCGCCGGCACCCTCGCCGCCAGGAGGGCACCCACGAAAAAAGGGCCATCCGCGGGATGGCCCTTTCTGCACTGGCTGAAGCAGGATCAGAGGGTGTTGACGAAGCGGGTCAGGGCGCTCTTGCGGTTCGAGGCCGCATTCGCTTTGATCACGCCCTTCGTCACCAACCGGTCCAAGAGGCTGGTCACCTGACGCAAATGCTGCTCCGCCTCTTCCCGCTGGGCGATGCCCCGGAGCTTCTTGATCTCCGTGCGCATCCGGGAGCGGTACTGCCGATTGCGCTCATTGGCCTCGCCGCTGGTGCGGATCCGCTTGATGCACGACTTGTGATGCGCCATGGCCTCTTCCTGTTGCTTCAATCCATACCGGGGGCGGGACTTGAACCCGCATGTCCAAACGGACACACGCACCTGAAACGTGCGCGTCTACCAATTCCGCCACCCCGGCGCGAAGAGCACAAATCTATGGTGGGTTGCAGGCATTGTCAACAGGCTGATCCACTTTTCGCCTGGAACACCTGGGGCACTATTTCTTCGCATGGATGCACACCGTGATCCAAAGCGGCCTGCGTGGATTGCGACACAGGTGCAGGTGGAGTCACAGGATCATACAGCATGAGCTCGGGAGACCGAAGGACTTGTTGAGCACCGCGCGCAAGGGTCACGCTGCCTTGCATTTCCGGCAAAGGCATGGCTCCGGTCTTTGGGCTGGCGGCAAGGATATCCTACCTTCCACGCTTCATCCACGGAATGGCTGGGAACCAGTTGAAACCGTGATCACAGCAGGTCGGAACGTTGCCATGTCCTATACATTTCCATCACCATATGCCGTCGTGCTTGACGCTGAGGGTGAGGACCGGACGACCCTCATCCGGAACCTGGCCGGCACACTGGCGGATTGTCCGGACGTGGTGGATCTGGAGGCTTTCACCCGGCAACTGATCAGGCGGGAGCAGGAGACGCCCACCGGCCTGGAGAACGGGTGCGCCCTGCCCCACGCCCGGAGCACGGCCGTCGAGGAGATTGTGCTGGTGGTCGGGCGCAGCCGCCACCCCATCGACTTCGGTGCGGCCGACGGCCCGGCCCGCCTCTTCTTCCTCTTCGGTGTTCCAGATCACTGCATCACGCAGTATCTGAAGCTGGTGGCAAAACTGTCCAGCCTGTTGAAGGCGCCGGAATTCCGGCAGTGTCTGCTCGCCGCCGGCAGCGAGGCCGAGATGCGGCAAATCCTGGAAGCAAGCCGCAAAGTTTAGGAGGCCAACATGATGGGCATCGGCTGGGGCGAGGGGATCGTCATCTTTCTCGCCATTCTCCTGCTCTTCGGCGCCAAGAAGATCCCCGACGTGGCGCGCAGCCTGGGCGGCGCCATCACGGAATTCAAGCGTGGCCTGCGCGGCGAGATCGACAGCGTCAAGAAAGAGCTTGACGAGCCGGGAGAAGACAAGCAGCCCAAGGCTTGAGCAGGGTCTCTTGCCCGTGATGCCACCCGCCATCCGCCTTGTGCCTGCCGCCCTTGCCCAATTGGCCGAAGGCGGACTGGCCTGCCTCCCGGTGGACACGGTACCCGGATTGGCCTGCCGGGCAGACCTTCCCCAGGCCCTGGCCACCCTCAAGCAGATCAAGGGCCGCCCCCCCGGCAAGTCCCTGTCCGTCGCTTTCCGCGACCTGGACCAGGCCGTCGGCTGGCTGCCCGCCATCCTTCCCCTGCGTGACTGGTTGGAAAGGGTCCTGCCGGGTCCGCTCACTTTCGTCGTGCCAGGTTCGGAGGCGCTGGGCGCTTTCGAGCCAGCCTGGTCCGAGTCCGTCGGCCTGCGCTTGCCCGGTCCGTCCCCTTGTTCGGCCCTGCTCGATGGCTTGCCCTGGCCGCTGGCGCTTAGCTCGGCCAACATCTCCGGGCAGTCCGCCATTCGGTGGGTGCGCGAGCTGGACGCCACCCTGGCTGGACACCTGGCCTTCATCTGGCCGGGCGAATCCCCTCTGGGGCGGGAAAGCACGGTGGTGGACCTCCGTTGCCGCCCGCCCCGCCTCCTGCGCCCGGGGGCGATGGATGCCGCCCGGCTGGACCGTCTTCTGGAGTACTTCCCATGACGCGGCGGATCTCCAGCATCCTGCTGGCCATGCTTGTGCTTCTGGTCGCCACACCCCTGCCGGCGGCCACTCCCGCCAAGACTCCCTTCTCGGTGGGGGAGAAGATCACCTTCAGTGTCGGTTGGGGCCTGATCAACGCCGGCAGCAGTTCGCTCTCCGTGCTGGACACCGTGCGCCTGAACGGCCACCTCTGCTGGAAGATCCAGAGCCAGGCGCAATCCAACGATGTGCTGAGCAAGCTCTATCCGGTGCGGGACAGGGTTGTCACCTGGATGGATGTCAAGGGCCTCTTCAGTCGCGGCTTGCACAAGAACTTGCATGAGGGCACCTACAGGAAAGAGCGCGATTACTCCATCCAGCCCGAGAACGGCCTCGTGGTGAAACGCAAAGATGGACAGGCCACCGACACTCTGCGCATCCGCGGCCCCGTGCAGGATGTCCTTTCCGCTTTCTACTGGGTGCGCACCCAACCCTTGAGCGTGGGCAAGGTCATCGAGGTGGAGGCCGTGGACGATCTGAAGGCCTACCGCCTGGCCATCCGCGTGCTGGCGCGGGAGACGATCAAGCTGAAGCATGGCGAGTTCGACTGCTACATGATCCAGCCCATCCTGCTGGGCGAGGGCCTTTTCAAGGCCAAGGGCGAGGTTTTCATCTGGCTGACCGCCGATGAGCGTCGCATTCCCGTTCGCATGAAGTCCAAGATCTTCATTGGCGCCATCAACGCCAGCATGGTGGATTACCTGCCCGGACGCTGAGAGCCGTGCCGGCCTGACTCGACCACCATCCATCGACTACTGGCCACCCGTCCGCCCTGCTCCCCTTGCCCGAAAGACGGTTCCGCCCACCTGTTGAAAATGCCACAACTTTACTTCCTTGCGCCCGTCACAACAGCACCAACAACAATGCAGTACAACGGATGATGAAGCTTGCGCCGTCTTGGACGCGGCCGGAAGTGCATGCGGCGCTCTATGCGCTGCTGCTAGTCCTCACGCCCTTCCTGCTGTTGCGGAACTATCTGCAAGGGGCCATCGGGGAGTTCTCGCGCTTCAGGGTGGACCTGTTCGGACAGCCTCTGCTGCTTGTGCCGCTGTTGGCAGCGCTGCTGGCGGCGGTCGGACTGTGGCTGGCGCGCCGGCGTCTGAATCGTCGCACCCTGCCCGTGCTGCTCCTGGTGGGGTTGCTGTGGGCGGCCGGCCAGCAGGTCTCCGACTACTATTTCGGACACACCGCCACCGACCTGCAGCACAACTGGCACACCATCGCCTACGGCATCTTCGCCCTTCTGTTCTGGCGGGCGGCCCAGCGCCGGGGCCTGTCGGCGGAACGGATCATTGTGCCGGGCCTGGCCACCGCACTTGCCCTGTCGGCCATGGACGAGGGTGTGCAAGTGATCATCTCCACGCGCATCTTCGATGTGGGCGACATCGGCAAGGATGGGTGGGGGGCCGCCATCGGCCTCTCGGCCGTGACCCTGCATGAGGCGTGGCCGGCCCTCAGAAGGGAAGGTTTCCGACTCGCCCGGCCCCGCTTGCGGGATTACAGGTGCGCGGCCTTCCCCCAGTTGGTCTACGCCCTGCTCTTCGCCTTCATCTTCCTCTCCGTCGGTTCGCTGTTCACGGATGCGGCCTATGTGGGCTACGTGCTGGCCATCAGCGCGGGGGCTTTCATCGCCCTCTTCCTGCTCGTCCACCTGTTGGGAAAGCCCGGGTGGCGCTGGGCCGCGCTGGGCCTCATGCTGACGCTGGCAGCCCTGCAGGCGTGGATGGTGGCCCGCCAGCCCCGGGGCCGCGTCCACCACGTGGGGCGCCATCGGGTCGTCTACAGCGGCGTGCCCGTGCCCTTGGCGGATCTGCTCATCCATGAGGACGGCAGCTTCCGGCCGATCGACAAGAAGCACAGCTTCAACAAGCGGGACCAGCAGACCCTGGTCCGGCAGACCAGCCACATCCTGCTCATCGGCAGCGGCATGAAGGGCCGGGGAGGACAAGGCTTTCCCGAGCCCTTTCCCGTTCAGTTCCTGCCTGATCTGGAAGAGGACCGGGCCGTCCAGGTGATCGTCCTGCCCACGACCCAGGCCGTGGCCGTGTACAACCGCCTGCGCGACGAGGGACGCCGCGTCACCTTCGTCGTGCACACGGGCTGCTGAGGAGAAGGTCCCATGGCCAAGCGTCCGGATGACGCCACCTCCCCCGGCCCGGTGGAAAGGGTGCAGGCGGGGGATCGCTCCATGGGGGCGGCCATTGGCGCCTGCTGGCTGTTGCTGGGCGGCCTCGCCCTGCTCTCATGGGTGGAACCAGCCTGGTTCATGCGCTGGGTGGAACCCGGCCGCCTGTCGGAGGCGGAAACCGTCAAGGATCAGGGCGATGTCCTCTTGCGATCCGGTCAACTGGGCCGGGCGGCCACAGCCTACCTGCAGTCCCTGGGCAAGCAGCCGGATCTGCATGGCGCGCGCGGCAACCTGGGAATCGTGTATCTCAAGCAGGGGCGGCTGGAGGAGGCCCGGCGCGTCTTTGAAGACCAGTTGCGCCTGAATCCTGGCGAAGAGGAGGTCACGACCCACTATCTGGGCGAGATCGCCGAGCGCGCGGGCGACTTGGCCACAGCCGCCGCCTGGTACCGTCGCAGCGCCGAGCAATCACCCTATCCCGCCCAGTCCTGGAACCGATCCGCCTATCTCTTCTTGGAAAGCGGGCGGCTGGAGGAGGCCCTGGCCGCATTGGAGCAGGCGAAGGAGGCGACCCTGAGCTTTCCCGGACTGCTGTCCGGCATGTTGCTGAGCCGTGTGCCGAAGACCCTGGATCCGGACAGCTCCCGGTTGGCGCGCATGCGCAGCCAAGGCCCGACCATGGCCGACCTGGAACCCTACGCCGCCTGGGTCTTCACCTGGACTGCCGCGCGCAGTCGCGATCTGGCCCGGGCCGAGTATCTTGGCGCCCGCACCCAGGCCCTGATGGGTGACACCGTCACGGCTCTGGCCGCCTGCGAGCGCTCCCTGGCGGCTTGGCCGGAACAGCGGGAGGCCTTGCTTTGGCGAGCCCAGGTTGAGAAGCGCCGGGCCTCCCTTCGCTGACACCCCTGCCTGGACTGGATCCGCTTCTTCCAGGTCGCACCGGCCTATCCCTTCGGTCAAGCGCCCTACCGGCCGCCTTTACCCGGGATCTTGGCGGAACCCATGTCAACCACAGCCACCAGGCCGTGTCGGCGTTGTTGCCCATGCGGAATCCGCCCAAGCTGCCCACACCACCAGTGTCGGCGGTGAAGTGGAAGGGCTGGCCGGAGCTGTCCACGGCTTGGAGCTGGCCCCCGGGAGGTGTTGCTCTCACTCTCGTACCAGCTGATGTGGATGCAAACAAGACTGGCAACGGGTCTGCGAAGTCGGGCAGCTCTGCCCGTTCTTGTACAAATGCCATCGGGTGGTGTCAAGCAAGAAAGTCAATGGTTGCAATGGTTGCGGAGGGGCTGGCCTCAAGCAAAGCTGCGCGTTAAATTCTTGCCACTTTTCGCTAAAGTCCATAGAATATCAGGTCGATAGACACTATGTTTGGCGCACCAAAGTTGAGCAGACATCCATGACACTGGCGAGTCTCAAGCCCGGCGAAGAAGCCCTCATCATGCAGGTGGACGGCGGCGGCGCCATTTCCCGCCGCCTGGCCGACATGGGTGTCGTGCCGGGGCAGCATGTGCGCATGTTGCGCGTGGCTCCGCTGGGGGATCCCCTGGAGCTTCAGGTGATGGACTATCATCTCTCCCTGCGCAAGGCCGAGGCCCTGCGCGTCCATGTGCGACCGCTGGCAATCCATGTTTGAGCAGGTCGTGATCGCCCTGGCCCTGGCGGGGGCCGTCTGGCTGGTGCGACAGGGTTTGGGCTCCGAGCATGAGGGACCCATCCTTTCCAACGCGGCAGGACCAGGCGCGGACCAGCGGCGCGGGAGGGCCTGCTCGGGCTGTGCGGCTTGCCCCGGCGGCGCAAGGTCGACTTGTGGAATGCCGCAGTGAAACTGCCGGCCTGGTTGGATGCCTTGACCCGCACGGCGACCGAACCCTGCCATTACCTGCGCGAACCCGCGGCCCAGGATCCCGACCTGGCGCCGCCCGCCGGGGAGCCGCGCACAGCGGTGGTGGCCCTGGCGGGCAACCCCAACTCCGGCAAGACGTCTGTCTTCAACGGCTTGACCGGCTCAACCCAGCATGTGGCCAACTTCCCCGGCGTGACGGTGGAGCGCAAAGAGGGCCGGACGCGCTTCGGCCGCTGGACCTGGACCGTGGTGGATCTCCCTGGCACCTACTCCCTCAGCGCCTACTCCATCGAGGAGATCGTGGCGCGGGATGTGCTGGTGGAGGAGCGTCCCGATCTGGTGGTGGACGTGCTGGACGCCTCCAACCTGCAGCGCAATCTCTATCTGGCCACCCAGTTGCTCGAACTGGGCCTGCCCCTGGTGCTGGCCGCCAACATGCTGGACGTGGCTTGGCGGCGTGGCCATCGCCTGGACCTGGAGGAGTTGGGGCGTCGTCTGGGCGTGCCCGTGGTGGCCGTCGCCGGTCACCAGGCACTGGGACTGGGCCGCTTGAAGGCCGCCATCGCGCGGACGCTGGAGGCCCCCCTCCCGCCCGGCCCCATCCGTTATGGAGCCGTCATCGAGACGGCCCTGGCCGAGGTGGTCGGCTGTCTGGGCAAGGCCGGTGATGGCCCGGTTCCGGTCCGGTGGCTGGCCCTGCGCCTGCTGGAGGGAGAGAGCCACGCCCACGATCTGGCGGTGCGTCGGGGGGCGGATGCGGCGGCGCTGACGGCCTTGCTGGCCCGCCTGCAGGCCGGCATCGAGGCGAAGCTGGGACAAAGCGTGGAGCTGGCTCTGGCCACGCGCCGCCACGCCGCCATCCAGGAGCTGATCGAGAGCTGCCGGCCGGTGGGTCCGGAACCGGGTCGCCGCCACCGCAGCGACCTGACAGACCAGCTGCTGCTGCATCGCTGGCTGGGACTGCCCATCTTCCTGGGCCTCATGTACCTCATCTTCGAGCTGACCTTCACCCTGGGCGAAACGCCCATGGGCTGGATCGAGGACGGCTTCGCCCTGCTCTCCGGTTTGATCGATGCCCACTGGCCCTGGCCGCAGGCGGTCCTGCTCAAGAGTCTCGTCCTGGACGGCGTGATCGGCGGCGTGGGCGGCGTGCTCGTCTTCCTGCCCAACATCATCCTGCTCTTCTTCGGCCTGACCCTGATGGAGGACACCGGCTACATGGCGCGGGCGGCCTTCCTGATGGACCGGCTGATGGAGCGCATCGGCCTCCACGGCAAGAGCTTCATCCCGCTCTTGACCGGCTTCGGCTGCAGCATTCCCGGCATCATGGGCACCCGCGTGTTGGAGAACCAGCGCGACCGGCTGCTCACCATGCTGGTGCTGCCCCTCATGAGCTGCGGCGCCCGGCTGCCCATCTACCTGCTCATCATCCCCGCCTTCTTCCCGGCCTCGACCCATGGCCGCATGCTTTTCCTCATTTATGCCATCGGTGTCCTGCTGGCCGTGGGCATGGCCAAGCTGCTGCGCATCTCGGTGCTGAAGGGGGAGCAGAGTCCCTTCGTGATGGAACTGCCCCCCTACAAGTGGCCCACCCTGCTGGGACTCTGGAGCCAGGTGCGGCTGCGGGCCTGGCTTTACCTGCGCAAGGCCGGCACCCTCATCCTCGGCGTCTCCATCCTGCTCTGGGCGATGGCCTCCTGGCCCGCCCCGCGTCCCGACTCCGTCCTTGACCAGGCCATGGCGCAGGCGCAGCTGGCCGGCGATGAGGAGGCGGTGCGGCAATGGAAGAACCGGGAGGCGGAACGCGCGCTGGAGGCTTCGCTATTGGGGCGGGTCGGGCAGGCCCTGACTCCGGTCATGGCGCCCCTGGGCTTCGACTGGCGCATCTCCAGCAGCATGCTGGGAGCCTTTGCCGCCAAGGAGCTCTTTGTGGCCCAGCTGGGCGTGGTCTATGCCCTGGGTGAGACCGAGCCCGGCAGCGAAAGCCTGCGCCGGGAGCTGCAGAAGCGCTACACGCCGCTGGTGGGCTTCTGCATCATGTTGTTCGCCCTGGTCTCCACCCCCTGCATGAGCACCTTCGCCGTCACGGCGCGGGAGGCGGGCAGCCTGCGCTGGGCCTGGTTTCAACTGCTGGGTCTCACCGCCCTGGCCTGGATCCTCACCTTCGGCGTCTTCCAGATCGGCCGCCTGCTGGGTCTCTGATCACCTTGGGATCCACCTCGTGTCATCCTGGCAAAAGCTGTGAATCTGCACATATGCGGACCGCGCCCCCTTCCCCCTGCAAGGGGGAAGGCCGGGATGGGGGTTCACCGCCTGCCACCTTCCCCCGCTCCACGGGCGAAGGCCGGAAGGGGTAGCTGCCCCCATGCCCTGCTTTGGGCCGCCTGGCGTGACACAACCGTGTTCGATAGGGGCAATTGTGCAGGCCGAGTGGACGTTGAGAGGTCAGGGTTCCACCCACCGCCCCTGCTCGCGGATGAGGGCGATGAGCTGCTCCACCGCCTCCTCCTGGAGCACGTTGCGCTTCACCACCTCCCGGCCCACGTAGAGATCGATGCGGCCGGGGGCGCTGCCCACGTAACCGAAATCGGCGTCGGCCATCTCGCCCGGCCCATTCACGATGCAGCCCATCACGGCAATCTTCAGGCCGGTCAGGTGGCGCGTCGCCTCCTGGATCAGGGCGGTGGTGGGCTCCAGCTCGAAGAGGGTGCGCCCGCAGCCAGGGCAACTGACATACTCGGTGGCGAAGAGGCGCGCCCCCGCGCCCTGCAGCACGGTGAAGGCGAAGAGGCGGCTGCCCGTCATGGCCACGTCCCCGGCCAGGGTCAGGCTGTGCACGATGCCGTCGGCGAGGAGGGAACCGAGCATGGAGGCGAGGGCGATGGGGTCCTTGCACATCTCCCGGGTGGCGAGGAAATCCAGGGGAATGCGGCTGCCCAGGCGGCGCAAGGCGAGGTCGAGCAGGCGGTAACTGACGACGGGATGCTCGCTCTCGATGGAAAGGAGGGTGCGGCCCGCCGGGAAGCGTTCATGGATGAAGCGCAGCAGGCTGTTGATCTGGGGCAGCTGGCGCGTCACGAGGTGGAACTGGAGGATCTCGTCCACGTCCTGGATCATGGGCACCCAGCTTGAGACATCGTCCTGGATCACTTCCACGGGGATGATGCGGCGCACCACGTTGGGCTCCACCACGTCGGAGCGCACCAAGCTGACGGGACGGCCCGCCGCCCGTCGGCAACAGGGAGCGGCGTCCCCGGGCGTGCGTGGCAGCAGGCTGTCCGCCTGGGGCAGCTGGTCCAGCAGCCGGGAGAGACCGGGCACGTCCTGGGCGCCCTCGGGGAGAGTGACGGGGAAGTCGGCGCCGTCCCCGGCCCGGAAACGGCTGTGGCGGTCCCCCGTCAAGTGGGTGGGGCGCGGATTCCACGAGAGCCAGTCATGCCCGCATTCCGGGAAGTCCAGGCGCGTGTCGGGTCGTGGTCGCGAGTAGAGGTCGGCCAGGGCCCGCGCCGGAGAGATCTCCATCTCGGGCGGATCGGTCAGGGAGACGCGGATGGTGTCGCCCAGGCCGTCCTCGAGCAGGGCGCCGATGCCCTGGGCGCTCTTCAGGATGCCTTCGACGCCGCCGCCGGCCTCGGTCACACCCAGATGCAGGGGATAGTGGTTCTCCTGCTCGCGCATGGCTTCCACCAGCTCCCGGTAGGCGTAGATCATGACGCGGACCTTGCTCGCCTTCATGGAGAGGACGACGTCGTGGTAGCCCTCCTCGCGGCAGAAGGCCAGGTACTCGAGAGCGCTCTCCACCATGCCGGTGGTGGTGTCGCCGTAGCGGTAGACCATGCGCTGGGACAGGCTGCCGTGGTTGACCCCGATGCGCAGGGCCCGGCCCTCCTGCTTGAGCAGCTTGAGGAGGGGCCGGAAGGCCTCGCGCGCCTCCTCGCGGCCCTGCTCGAACTCCCGCTCGGAGATCTCTTTCAGCTCCCGGCCGGGGCGGCCCGAGAAGTTGCCGGGGTTGATCCGCACTTTCTCCACATGGCGGGCGGCCTCGAGGGCGGCACGCGGGCTGAAGTGGATGTCGGCGCAGAGGGGGACGCGGCACCCCTGGCGGCGGAGGTGGCGCCGGATCTCGCCCAGGGCCTCGGCGTCGGCGACGGTGGGCGCCGTGATGCGCACCAGCTCACAACCGGCTTTGGCCAGGACCAGGCATTGCGCCACGGTGGCGGACACGTCCTGGGTGGGGGTGGTGGTCATGGACTGGACGCGGATCGGATTGACGCCGCCGATCCCCAGGTCGCCCACTCGTACCTCCCTCGTGCTGAGACGGCGGGGACGCAGGCGGTTGGGCAGGTACATGCAGGGCCTTTCGGTGCAAACGGTTGGCAATCTATCGCCGGAGGTGGGGAATGGCAAACGGCCACGGCCCGACGCGGCGATCCGCCGGATCCTCCTCAAGCTGATCTTGCTAGAGCAGGGTCCCTTGCGCGCTTCGCAGTTCACTAACTTGCCGCCGCGTGATCCAGGTCACGCCGCGACAGCACACCAGCACAGGAGGAGCAGGTGCCCACCACCACCGCCCGTGACATCCATCGCATCGCCATCTCCACCAGCGGCGGGGATGCCCCCGGCCTCAATGCCGTCATCCGCGGCCTCACCAAGGCCGCCATCCTCAAGTACCGCTGGGAGGTGGTGGGGCTGCTCAACGGGCTGGAAGGCCTGGTGGACACGACGCGCGTGGTGCCGCTGGGCCTGGACCAGGTGCGGGGCCTGCTGTCGCGGGGGGGGACGGTGCTGGGGGCCGCCTCCCACGGCAATCCTTTCTCCCGCTCGGTGGTGCGCAACGGCCAGGCGGTGGTGGAGGACCTGCGGCCCTTGCTCGTCAAGAATTTCCATTACCTGGGCCTCGACGCCCTCGTCTGCATCGGCGGTGAAGGCACGATGAAGATCGCCGCCGAATTGGGCGAGCTGGGCCTTCCCGTGGTGGGTGTGCCCAAGACCATCGACAACGACCTGGCCGGCACCGAGCTGACCTTCGGCTTCCACACGGCCGTGCAGACGGCGATGGAGGCGCTGGACCGCCTGCAGACGACGGCGGCCAGCCACCATCGGGTGATGATCCTGGAGCTGATGGGTCGCTATGCCGGCTGGATCTCCCTCATGGCCGGCATCGCCGGCGACGCCGACGTCATCCTCTTGCCGGAGATCCCCTTTGATCTGCAGGAGGTGGTGGACGCCGTCCTGCGGCGCAACCGGCGGGGTTCCAGCTTCTCCATCATCGTGGTGGCAGAGGGCGCCCGCGAGAAGGACGGGGAGCTGCATGTCATGCGGCATGTCACCGAGGGAACCTACGCCAACGAGCGCCTGGGTGGAATTGGGGATTGGCTTGCCGATAAAGTACATGAGCAGACCGGGCTGGAATGCCGGTCCACGGTCCTGGGGCACATCCAGCGGGGTGGATCGCCCATCGCCTTTGATCGCATCCTGGCCACCAAGTTCGGGATCAAGGCGGCGGGCATGATCGCCAAGGGGCGTTTCAACCATCTGGCCGTGCTGGAGGGGGGTGAGATCATCGCCCGGCCTTTCTCGGAAGTGGTGGGTCGTGAGAAGAACGTGGACCCGGAAGGACAAACGGTCCGCTATGCCGAACGGA comes from the bacterium genome and includes:
- a CDS encoding ATP-dependent 6-phosphofructokinase, giving the protein MPTTTARDIHRIAISTSGGDAPGLNAVIRGLTKAAILKYRWEVVGLLNGLEGLVDTTRVVPLGLDQVRGLLSRGGTVLGAASHGNPFSRSVVRNGQAVVEDLRPLLVKNFHYLGLDALVCIGGEGTMKIAAELGELGLPVVGVPKTIDNDLAGTELTFGFHTAVQTAMEALDRLQTTAASHHRVMILELMGRYAGWISLMAGIAGDADVILLPEIPFDLQEVVDAVLRRNRRGSSFSIIVVAEGAREKDGELHVMRHVTEGTYANERLGGIGDWLADKVHEQTGLECRSTVLGHIQRGGSPIAFDRILATKFGIKAAGMIAKGRFNHLAVLEGGEIIARPFSEVVGREKNVDPEGQTVRYAERMGVNFGRPNREVRI